From bacterium, the proteins below share one genomic window:
- a CDS encoding ribose-phosphate pyrophosphokinase-like domain-containing protein — protein sequence MEGPLKVFAGTAHTDFARSVASCLGVSLGDVAVRRPDDGETYVTFNESVRGCDCYIIQPTSPP from the coding sequence ATGGAAGGTCCACTGAAAGTTTTTGCGGGTACAGCACATACTGACTTTGCCCGATCGGTTGCATCTTGCCTAGGAGTAAGTTTAGGTGATGTGGCCGTCCGTAGACCTGATGATGGTGAGACTTACGTTACTTTTAACGAAAGCGTGCGAGGATGCGATTGCTATATTATCCAACCGACTTCGCCGCC